In one Candidatus Dechloromonas phosphoritropha genomic region, the following are encoded:
- a CDS encoding ribbon-helix-helix protein, CopG family — METRVVTAHIPIELAEKVDQLAARLERPRGWIVKQALTAWVDLEAKRYQLTLEGLADVDAGRLVEHSAVEGWANSLDRPA, encoded by the coding sequence ATGGAAACGCGAGTCGTGACTGCCCACATTCCGATCGAGCTGGCCGAGAAGGTCGATCAGCTCGCCGCACGTCTGGAGCGACCCAGGGGCTGGATCGTCAAACAGGCCCTGACGGCCTGGGTTGATCTTGAAGCGAAGCGCTATCAGCTGACGCTCGAAGGCTTGGCGGATGTGGATGCCGGGCGGCTGGTCGAGCACAGCGCGGTCGAGGGCTGGGCGAACAGTCTTGACCGACCGGCGTAG